One genomic window of Fibrobacter sp. UWT2 includes the following:
- a CDS encoding EAL domain-containing protein, whose translation MTLRDKSDIPASVVVDLLNTAKVDPFVIFDAKTHEIYMVNPSMSLFWKPKRPYEQGIKFEEYFFPANEQNTLFVEELLEKGVTIIRCPYSGKDLVVEASQISWNGKRSIFMRVNDHSDRFFDSLTGLPNLEYCRIRGENYVEGLLNAGKTPAVVFFDIIGMKLYNNANGFSSGNEFLIHFAAVLKKQFADNLVCRSTNDHFVVVADIANLEEKLREVRKYVKGTVSKISMDLYVGICQTDTESDILDAIEKAKLACNIQKKKGDKFIRQYDEDLHRTLLLHNYVVNHIDDAIANGYIKVYYQPVVRTISETFCGMEALARWIDPEQGFLNPGEFIGALEESKQIHKLDSHVIELVCREMREQLDQGYPVVPVSFNLSRLDFTGCDIFEVVEGILERYKIERDYIRVEITESIMASDSYIQHEIERFRLVGYEVWMDDFGSGYSSLNTLKDYKFDELKIDMAFLSNFNEVSRTIISSMVRMAKSLGLKTLAEGVETKEQMEFLKSIGCEKVQGYYYGKPQPLKATMEHMETSGIVIEDSNTRAVYSKIGRLDYQENTPRAIMSFENGIFKFLFVNKQYEEQLLSLGFKDVQEVEDASNNPENPVYYTLHEAERAAYEAPCEVTYVTHGMYVFMKGRLIADNNGCHIYDLSFRNTHVSAHESSSRGKEVALPANTKTILIAEANPQERAFLESILRSDYHVLLAENGEQALSLLLEYGRHVALALINANLPKMDGFKLIQNFQTERRNLQIPFVVMTDNMDLAKESIRIGATQFLLTPIKDRGMLKAKIDGSIKNAEELQQLALNYMEFVPGGVVLFSVKTGEILYANARVLDMLECHSIEEFRTYVGRFFKNAILPEDYGKINAEISEQVTSRSTATKQLTFRVKTTGGKTKRVYHVGKVFGKTPYGTIFSAFMSEDDLAMKAYFNRKDAFEKFMASGVSTNSKSYDPGYRGFLFWNLTKNSPVLRMGGISYIPKELEDKYTYEIHYRYLSSLMLQNETNVINSLDYTRDKLILDYMNKCMVHAMDISYDVAGFKFTIRSSFDMMMDPETGDIILKLQNDSIKTTKK comes from the coding sequence ATGACTTTGCGTGATAAATCCGACATTCCCGCGTCGGTAGTCGTGGATCTTTTGAATACGGCCAAGGTGGACCCGTTTGTGATTTTCGATGCGAAAACGCACGAAATCTATATGGTGAATCCTTCTATGTCGCTTTTTTGGAAACCGAAAAGACCCTATGAACAGGGAATCAAGTTCGAAGAATATTTCTTTCCTGCCAACGAACAGAATACCTTGTTTGTCGAAGAACTCCTTGAAAAAGGGGTGACGATTATTCGCTGCCCGTATTCGGGAAAAGACCTGGTTGTAGAGGCGTCGCAGATTTCCTGGAATGGCAAGCGCTCCATTTTCATGCGCGTAAACGATCATTCCGACCGGTTCTTCGATTCCCTGACGGGGCTTCCGAATTTAGAGTATTGCCGCATCCGCGGAGAAAACTATGTAGAGGGCCTTTTAAATGCAGGTAAAACCCCTGCAGTGGTTTTCTTCGACATTATCGGGATGAAGCTTTACAACAATGCCAACGGCTTTAGCTCCGGAAACGAGTTCTTGATTCACTTTGCGGCCGTACTGAAAAAGCAGTTTGCAGATAACCTGGTATGCCGTAGCACGAACGACCATTTTGTCGTTGTTGCAGACATTGCCAACCTCGAAGAAAAGTTGCGCGAAGTTCGAAAATACGTTAAAGGTACGGTTTCGAAAATTTCGATGGACCTTTACGTGGGCATTTGCCAAACGGATACAGAAAGCGATATTCTCGACGCGATTGAAAAGGCGAAACTCGCCTGCAACATTCAAAAGAAAAAAGGCGACAAATTTATCCGGCAATATGACGAAGACCTGCACAGGACACTCTTGTTGCACAATTACGTGGTAAACCACATTGACGATGCCATTGCGAACGGCTACATCAAGGTTTACTACCAGCCGGTGGTGCGAACGATTTCGGAAACGTTCTGCGGCATGGAGGCGCTTGCCCGTTGGATCGATCCGGAACAGGGCTTTTTGAACCCGGGCGAATTTATCGGCGCATTAGAGGAATCCAAGCAAATCCATAAGCTCGACAGCCACGTGATAGAACTTGTCTGCAGAGAAATGCGCGAACAATTGGACCAGGGCTACCCTGTGGTTCCGGTGTCGTTCAACCTTTCGCGATTGGACTTTACCGGCTGCGATATTTTTGAGGTAGTCGAAGGTATTCTTGAAAGATACAAGATTGAGCGTGACTACATCCGTGTAGAAATTACCGAAAGCATCATGGCGTCGGATTCGTATATCCAGCATGAAATTGAGCGATTCCGTCTGGTTGGCTACGAAGTCTGGATGGACGATTTCGGGAGCGGTTATTCTTCGCTGAATACGCTCAAGGACTACAAGTTCGACGAACTTAAAATCGACATGGCCTTCCTTTCGAACTTTAACGAGGTATCCCGCACCATTATCAGCTCGATGGTCCGCATGGCGAAAAGCCTTGGGTTAAAGACCTTGGCCGAAGGTGTAGAAACCAAGGAACAGATGGAATTCCTGAAGAGCATCGGTTGCGAAAAAGTCCAGGGCTACTACTATGGGAAGCCGCAACCGTTGAAGGCTACCATGGAGCACATGGAGACTTCGGGAATAGTCATCGAAGATAGTAACACGCGTGCAGTGTATTCAAAAATCGGGCGTCTCGACTATCAGGAAAATACTCCCAGGGCGATCATGTCCTTCGAAAACGGAATTTTCAAGTTCCTGTTTGTGAACAAACAGTACGAAGAACAGCTCCTGAGTCTCGGTTTTAAGGATGTCCAGGAAGTCGAGGATGCTTCGAACAATCCTGAAAACCCGGTGTACTACACACTTCACGAGGCAGAAAGGGCCGCCTACGAGGCTCCCTGTGAAGTGACCTATGTGACGCACGGTATGTACGTCTTTATGAAGGGCCGCCTTATTGCCGACAATAACGGCTGCCACATTTACGATTTGTCTTTCCGCAATACGCATGTGAGTGCTCATGAAAGTTCTTCTCGCGGCAAGGAGGTCGCACTTCCGGCGAATACGAAGACCATCTTGATTGCCGAAGCTAATCCGCAAGAGAGAGCGTTCCTTGAAAGTATTCTGAGGTCGGATTACCACGTGCTGCTGGCCGAAAATGGCGAACAGGCGCTCAGCTTGCTGCTTGAATACGGGCGTCATGTGGCTCTTGCCTTGATTAACGCAAACCTTCCGAAAATGGACGGTTTCAAGCTCATCCAGAATTTCCAAACTGAACGGCGCAATCTCCAAATTCCATTTGTTGTCATGACCGACAACATGGATTTAGCCAAAGAAAGCATCCGTATAGGCGCCACTCAGTTCCTCTTGACGCCTATTAAAGATAGGGGCATGCTCAAGGCAAAAATTGATGGCTCTATCAAGAATGCCGAAGAACTGCAGCAGCTGGCGTTGAACTACATGGAATTTGTTCCCGGCGGAGTAGTCTTGTTCAGCGTAAAGACGGGCGAAATTCTTTATGCGAACGCTCGCGTGCTCGATATGCTGGAGTGCCACAGCATCGAAGAATTCCGCACCTATGTCGGAAGATTCTTCAAGAACGCGATCCTCCCCGAAGATTACGGAAAGATAAATGCCGAAATCTCGGAACAGGTGACGAGCAGGAGTACAGCGACAAAGCAGCTGACTTTCCGTGTAAAGACGACTGGCGGAAAAACCAAGCGTGTCTACCATGTGGGTAAAGTCTTTGGCAAAACCCCGTATGGCACCATCTTTTCGGCCTTCATGTCCGAAGATGACTTGGCGATGAAAGCGTACTTTAACCGTAAAGACGCCTTTGAAAAATTCATGGCATCGGGCGTGTCGACGAACTCAAAGTCCTACGATCCGGGCTATCGAGGGTTCCTGTTCTGGAATCTGACAAAGAATTCTCCGGTACTTCGCATGGGCGGAATCTCGTACATTCCCAAGGAACTCGAAGACAAGTACACCTACGAAATCCATTACAGGTACCTGAGTTCCTTGATGCTGCAAAACGAGACTAATGTCATCAATTCATTGGATTACACCCGCGACAAGCTGATTCTCGATTACATGAACAAGTGCATGGTCCACGCAATGGACATAAGCTATGACGTCGCGGGCTTCAAGTTTACCATCCGCTCAAGCTTTGACATGATGATGGATCCGGAAACAGGCGACATCATCCTGAAACTGCAAAACGACAGTATCAAGACGACAAAGAAGTAA
- a CDS encoding electron transfer flavoprotein subunit beta/FixA family protein, with protein MSLKIVVLAKQVPDTRNVGPDAMTPQGTINRAALPAVFNPEDLNALEQALRLKDQFPGSTISVLTMGLPKSAEVIREALYRGADCGYVITDRSLGGADTLATSYTLAQAVKKVGDYDIILGGRQAIDGDTAQVGPQIAEKLGLTQVTYAEEILSLDEKARKVVIRRHIDGGVETVEAPLPLVVTVNGSAAPCRPRNAKRIMKFKNATAVAERAPEAAEKYAALIAKKPYLDIPQWGAADIDADPTQIGKAGSPTNVKAVKNIVFKAKESRTLTASDADVEGLIKELLDEKIIG; from the coding sequence ATGAGTCTTAAAATCGTTGTGCTTGCTAAGCAAGTACCTGATACACGAAACGTAGGCCCGGACGCCATGACGCCGCAGGGTACTATCAATCGTGCCGCATTGCCCGCGGTCTTCAACCCCGAAGACCTGAACGCCCTGGAGCAAGCCCTTCGTTTGAAGGACCAGTTCCCGGGTTCCACCATCTCTGTGCTGACGATGGGTCTGCCGAAATCCGCTGAAGTTATCCGTGAAGCTCTGTATCGCGGTGCCGACTGCGGTTACGTGATTACGGACCGTTCCCTCGGTGGCGCTGACACGCTCGCTACTAGCTACACGCTCGCCCAGGCCGTCAAGAAGGTCGGCGACTATGACATCATTCTCGGTGGCCGCCAGGCTATCGACGGTGACACCGCACAGGTCGGTCCGCAGATTGCCGAAAAGCTCGGACTCACCCAGGTGACCTACGCCGAAGAAATTTTGAGCCTCGACGAGAAGGCCCGCAAGGTTGTGATCCGCCGCCATATCGACGGTGGTGTGGAAACGGTGGAAGCACCGCTCCCGCTGGTCGTGACCGTGAACGGCAGTGCCGCTCCGTGCCGCCCGCGCAACGCGAAGCGCATCATGAAGTTCAAGAATGCAACCGCCGTCGCCGAACGCGCTCCGGAAGCCGCCGAAAAGTACGCCGCCCTCATCGCGAAGAAGCCCTACCTCGACATCCCGCAGTGGGGTGCCGCGGACATCGACGCCGACCCGACGCAGATCGGTAAGGCCGGTTCTCCGACGAACGTGAAGGCTGTCAAGAACATCGTGTTCAAGGCGAAGGAAAGCCGCACGCTTACCGCGAGCGACGCCGACGTTGAAGGACTTATCAAGGAACTTTTAGACGAGAAAATTATTGGCTAG
- a CDS encoding M6 family metalloprotease domain-containing protein: MKNWVNPLCLLLLLFPTMLFADIVYQGKRVQEWPAEARPTFDNSRGAPQTRALMKTTAVTTQGHYAAPKGKIYSLTLLVDFSDQAVPVTVDEVKEWLNKEGFNRDGCNGSVRDYYLDVSNGQLDLTNEVYGWYRAKHPKSWYEGLQGYSGSDSLMKEVFAYFDSQVDFSRYDNDKDGTTEAINIVYAGAGQTWGQGLWPHSGWSNERRDGVRLTHHQMTDMPGKFSIYVFVHESGHMIFGWPDLYWYGDYCTMGNRANDLNPVAINDFFRADQGWIPFVDITSDDVNNITPLEVSKPGEFCYRYKNPNKPNQEGLVWSYVRNTGRNKVLAGSGLLMQHYDFSIEGNSAADKLGLRIVHASAAGKSSDNPGDQWPSPGSTANTFFKSGTYSEFSDDVYPAIRWYNGSKTGLKITDIGTPGESLTFCIGENCSEPTSSSSEPASSSSVEITVQKIALKTTLPISDSYAPVTLDLNGSEAASILGIKRTEIEDKVEFYGVEPDGSLNSKTTGEGTGHWFDKDGKIVAWDPNGSSVVFSNVDLTTMTTKIGHMPGKVKAGDTFTVRQALVYGSKQVTFEIKVTIEGGTTVIRNFEKARHGKPGSKIFNALGKPVGVRNASGALPDLPKGVYIEVVK, translated from the coding sequence ATGAAAAATTGGGTTAACCCGCTTTGTCTTTTATTATTGTTGTTCCCGACGATGCTTTTTGCAGACATCGTGTATCAGGGGAAACGCGTCCAGGAATGGCCCGCCGAGGCGAGGCCCACGTTCGACAATTCCCGCGGGGCACCCCAAACCCGCGCCCTCATGAAAACGACCGCGGTCACAACCCAGGGCCACTACGCCGCCCCCAAGGGCAAAATCTACAGCCTTACCCTGCTCGTCGATTTCTCGGACCAGGCAGTCCCCGTTACAGTGGACGAAGTCAAGGAATGGCTCAACAAGGAAGGCTTCAATAGGGACGGCTGCAACGGTTCCGTACGCGACTACTATCTAGACGTTTCTAACGGGCAGCTCGACCTCACGAACGAAGTCTACGGCTGGTACCGCGCAAAGCATCCCAAGTCCTGGTACGAAGGTTTGCAGGGATACTCCGGGTCGGATTCGCTGATGAAAGAAGTATTCGCGTATTTCGATTCTCAGGTTGATTTTTCGCGCTACGACAACGACAAGGACGGGACTACCGAAGCCATCAACATCGTATACGCCGGCGCCGGGCAAACTTGGGGACAGGGCCTGTGGCCGCATTCCGGATGGTCCAACGAAAGGCGCGATGGAGTCCGGCTCACGCACCATCAGATGACGGACATGCCGGGCAAGTTTTCGATATATGTTTTTGTGCATGAATCGGGGCACATGATCTTTGGCTGGCCGGACCTCTACTGGTATGGCGACTACTGCACTATGGGCAACCGCGCAAACGACCTGAACCCGGTGGCAATAAACGACTTTTTCCGTGCAGACCAGGGCTGGATTCCGTTTGTGGACATCACCAGCGACGACGTAAACAACATAACGCCCCTCGAAGTTTCCAAGCCCGGAGAATTCTGCTACCGCTACAAGAACCCAAACAAGCCAAACCAAGAAGGATTGGTGTGGTCCTACGTGCGCAACACGGGCCGCAACAAGGTGCTTGCAGGCAGCGGCCTCTTGATGCAGCATTACGATTTTTCCATTGAAGGCAATTCCGCTGCGGATAAGCTGGGACTCCGAATCGTGCACGCCAGCGCCGCAGGCAAATCAAGCGACAACCCGGGCGATCAATGGCCAAGTCCGGGCAGCACCGCCAACACGTTCTTCAAGAGCGGCACTTATTCGGAATTTTCAGATGATGTCTACCCCGCTATCCGCTGGTATAACGGCTCCAAGACAGGTCTCAAGATTACCGACATCGGGACGCCCGGTGAATCGCTCACGTTCTGCATCGGTGAGAACTGTTCCGAGCCAACTTCAAGTTCGTCGGAACCCGCATCCAGCAGCTCTGTCGAAATCACTGTCCAGAAAATCGCGCTCAAGACAACGCTCCCAATAAGCGACAGCTATGCGCCCGTAACGCTCGACCTGAATGGCAGCGAAGCCGCAAGCATCCTCGGCATCAAGCGAACTGAAATTGAAGACAAAGTAGAATTCTACGGAGTGGAACCCGACGGAAGCCTCAACAGCAAAACGACCGGCGAAGGCACCGGACATTGGTTCGACAAGGACGGCAAAATCGTTGCCTGGGACCCGAACGGCTCTAGCGTCGTGTTCTCCAACGTGGACCTCACGACCATGACCACGAAAATCGGCCACATGCCAGGTAAAGTCAAAGCCGGAGATACATTCACCGTGCGACAAGCGCTCGTTTACGGCAGTAAGCAAGTCACCTTTGAAATCAAGGTAACAATCGAAGGCGGCACCACAGTCATCCGCAATTTCGAGAAAGCGCGGCACGGCAAGCCCGGCAGCAAGATATTCAATGCGCTCGGAAAGCCTGTCGGAGTACGCAACGCAAGCGGCGCCCTCCCCGATTTACCCAAGGGCGTGTACATCGAAGTGGTGAAGTAA
- a CDS encoding electron transfer flavoprotein subunit alpha/FixB family protein, with translation MNNVFVYCEIEGTTVVDVSLELLSKGRKLANTLGVQLECICAGKGLDGIEKQVFPYGVDKVHVFDAEGLFPYTTNPHAALVVNLFKEEQPQICLLGATVIGRDLGPRISSAMHSGLTADCTELEIDSFEMSIGGVKKAYENQLCQIRPAFGGNIVATIVNPEHRPQMATVREGVMKKEIVDPNYKGEVIKHDVAKYVPETEYVVKVLERHVEKAKHNLKGAPIVVAGGYGMGSKENFDLLFELAKELHAEVGASRAAVDAGFVDHDRQIGQTGVTVRPKVYIAFGISGQIQHLAGMQDSGIIISVNSDPEAPINAIADYVINGTVEEVLPKMIKYYKANNK, from the coding sequence ATGAATAACGTATTTGTATATTGCGAAATTGAGGGCACGACCGTCGTTGACGTTTCCCTCGAACTTTTGTCCAAGGGTCGCAAGCTGGCCAACACGCTCGGCGTTCAGCTCGAGTGCATCTGCGCCGGTAAGGGCCTCGATGGCATTGAAAAGCAGGTTTTCCCGTATGGTGTGGACAAGGTTCATGTGTTCGATGCCGAAGGCCTGTTCCCCTACACCACCAACCCGCATGCAGCCCTCGTGGTGAACCTCTTCAAGGAAGAGCAGCCGCAGATTTGCTTGCTCGGTGCAACCGTGATTGGCCGTGACCTCGGCCCGCGCATTTCTAGCGCCATGCACAGCGGTCTTACCGCCGACTGTACCGAACTCGAAATCGACAGCTTCGAAATGAGCATCGGTGGCGTGAAGAAGGCTTACGAAAACCAGCTTTGCCAGATCCGCCCGGCATTCGGCGGCAACATCGTCGCAACGATCGTGAACCCGGAACACCGCCCGCAGATGGCGACCGTGCGCGAAGGCGTGATGAAGAAGGAAATTGTCGATCCGAACTACAAGGGCGAAGTCATCAAGCACGACGTGGCCAAGTACGTGCCGGAAACGGAATACGTGGTCAAGGTGCTCGAACGCCATGTGGAAAAGGCCAAGCACAACCTCAAGGGCGCACCCATCGTGGTCGCCGGTGGTTACGGCATGGGCTCCAAGGAAAACTTCGACCTGCTGTTTGAACTTGCCAAGGAACTCCACGCCGAAGTCGGTGCAAGCCGCGCCGCCGTGGATGCGGGCTTTGTCGATCATGACCGCCAGATCGGTCAGACCGGCGTGACTGTCCGCCCGAAGGTCTATATCGCTTTCGGTATTTCCGGCCAGATCCAGCACCTCGCTGGCATGCAGGATTCAGGTATCATCATCTCCGTGAACTCCGACCCCGAAGCTCCGATCAACGCTATCGCTGATTACGTGATCAACGGCACCGTCGAAGAAGTTCTCCCGAAGATGATCAAGTATTACAAGGCAAACAATAAGTAG
- a CDS encoding acyl-CoA dehydrogenase family protein, giving the protein MANFYTDHPEIKFNLESNSLMPRIVELKEKGYADKDAFDYAPEDFADAMDNYNRVLEVAGDITANTVFPNSEEVDAEGPHCENGRVRYASKTYENLEATRKAGLNGVTMPRRFGGLNFPITAYTAINEMIASADAGFENIWSLQDCIETLYEFGDEDQRSRFIPRVCAGETMSMDLTEPDVGSGLQRVMLKATYSEADKCWYLNGVKRFITNGDSDIHLVLARSEEGTRDGRGLSMFIYDKRDGGVDVRRIENKMGIHGSPTCELVYKNAKAELCGRRKFGLIKYVMALMNGARLGIAAQSVGISQMAYNEALAYAKDRKQFGQAIVNFPAVYEMISHIKARLDAGRALLYQTASYVDIYKGLEDIERDRKLTDEEKAELKLYQKLASACTPLAKGMNSEYANINSYDSIQVHGGSGYMLEYACQRLYRDARITSIYEGTTQLQTVAALPHVTTGTYSQMLEEFEAQDVRPEYEALKARAKAMNAKYNEAVEFVKAANNNEFTDLCSRHLYEMAANCVMSQLLLRDATKSPELFDKSVKVYLNLAEAEVAKHYNFVKSLSVESLESYKQA; this is encoded by the coding sequence ATGGCGAATTTTTATACAGATCATCCCGAGATTAAATTCAACCTCGAAAGCAATTCCCTGATGCCGCGCATTGTCGAGCTCAAGGAAAAGGGCTATGCCGACAAGGACGCTTTCGACTATGCGCCGGAAGATTTTGCCGACGCGATGGACAACTACAACCGCGTGCTCGAAGTCGCTGGCGACATCACCGCGAACACCGTCTTCCCGAACTCCGAAGAAGTGGACGCCGAAGGCCCGCACTGCGAAAACGGCCGCGTTCGTTACGCATCCAAGACCTATGAAAACCTCGAAGCCACCCGCAAGGCTGGCCTCAACGGTGTCACGATGCCGCGCCGCTTTGGCGGCCTGAACTTCCCGATTACCGCCTACACGGCCATCAACGAAATGATCGCCTCTGCAGACGCCGGTTTCGAGAACATCTGGTCCCTGCAGGACTGCATCGAGACGCTCTATGAATTCGGCGACGAAGACCAGCGTTCCCGTTTCATTCCGCGCGTGTGCGCCGGCGAAACGATGTCGATGGACTTGACCGAACCCGATGTCGGTTCCGGCCTGCAGCGCGTGATGCTCAAGGCCACCTACAGCGAAGCCGACAAGTGCTGGTACCTGAACGGCGTGAAGCGCTTCATCACGAACGGCGACTCCGACATTCACCTGGTGCTCGCCCGCTCCGAAGAAGGCACCCGCGACGGTCGTGGTCTTTCCATGTTCATTTACGACAAGCGCGACGGTGGCGTTGATGTCCGCCGTATCGAAAACAAGATGGGTATCCACGGAAGCCCGACTTGCGAACTTGTCTACAAGAACGCCAAGGCAGAACTCTGCGGCCGCCGCAAGTTCGGTCTGATCAAGTACGTGATGGCCCTCATGAACGGCGCACGCCTCGGCATTGCCGCCCAGTCCGTGGGCATCAGCCAGATGGCTTACAACGAAGCTCTCGCCTACGCCAAGGACCGTAAGCAGTTCGGTCAGGCTATCGTGAACTTCCCGGCTGTGTACGAAATGATTTCCCACATCAAGGCACGCCTCGATGCAGGCCGCGCTTTGCTGTACCAGACAGCCAGCTACGTGGACATCTACAAGGGCCTCGAAGACATCGAACGTGACCGCAAGCTCACCGACGAAGAAAAGGCCGAACTCAAGCTGTACCAGAAGCTCGCCTCTGCATGCACTCCGCTTGCAAAGGGTATGAACTCCGAATACGCAAACATCAACAGCTACGACAGCATCCAGGTTCACGGCGGTTCGGGCTACATGCTCGAATACGCTTGCCAGCGCCTGTACCGCGACGCCCGTATCACATCCATTTACGAAGGTACGACGCAGTTGCAGACGGTTGCAGCTCTCCCGCACGTGACCACCGGTACTTACAGCCAGATGCTCGAAGAATTCGAAGCCCAGGATGTGCGCCCGGAATACGAAGCACTCAAGGCTCGCGCAAAGGCCATGAACGCCAAGTACAACGAAGCTGTGGAATTCGTGAAGGCAGCGAACAACAACGAATTCACCGACCTCTGCAGCCGTCACCTGTACGAAATGGCCGCCAACTGCGTGATGAGCCAGCTGCTCCTCCGCGATGCCACCAAGTCGCCTGAACTGTTCGACAAGAGCGTGAAGGTGTACCTGAACCTCGCCGAAGCCGAAGTCGCGAAGCACTACAACTTCGTGAAGAGCCTCAGCGTGGAATCGCTCGAAAGCTACAAGCAGGCATAA